A single genomic interval of Syntrophaceae bacterium harbors:
- a CDS encoding CoA transferase, whose product MTVFKNYAETKNKRPGPLSGIRVLEVCTLLFGPAGPSFLAELGAEVIKIELPPVGDVTRSLNPFGWFYKEQGPMFIHINPDKYYMALDLHIDMAQQIFKELCAKSDVVEFNLRPAVTNRWNIGYEDIRKVNPGIIYIEKNGFGQWGRYAEEDRPSNDGAAQALSGYAWLSSFAGKPPLKQSIWICDVFGAMMGEVAVLSALHYRRRTGKGQYIEMSQSENIMRAMTWVWPYQQVTQRHAEPSGNRDQCICPADTFYCKDGQFVALAAPAPDEFKGLCAAMGKPELAADARFKDHETRLKDENALAILKIIADWAAGKTADEVEKLGVKHGFAASRVFSAKDECEDPHRRARGAVKVIDDPMYGQYVDHEIPINMSKTPPKHRWSVRPVGFDNDYIMTKILGRSEQQLKELYGHGVLGKWKDQQGRRPPSDWDGQSGAILRR is encoded by the coding sequence ATGACTGTTTTCAAGAATTACGCCGAGACCAAGAACAAGCGGCCGGGCCCCCTGAGCGGGATCCGGGTTCTCGAAGTCTGCACGCTCCTGTTCGGGCCGGCAGGCCCGTCGTTCCTTGCCGAACTGGGGGCCGAGGTCATCAAGATCGAGCTGCCGCCCGTGGGGGACGTGACCCGCTCGCTCAACCCCTTCGGCTGGTTCTACAAGGAACAGGGGCCCATGTTCATCCACATCAACCCCGACAAGTACTACATGGCCCTCGATCTGCACATCGACATGGCCCAGCAGATCTTCAAGGAGCTCTGCGCCAAGTCCGACGTGGTCGAGTTCAACCTCAGGCCCGCCGTCACGAACCGCTGGAACATCGGCTACGAGGACATCCGGAAGGTCAACCCGGGCATCATCTATATCGAGAAGAACGGCTTCGGCCAGTGGGGACGCTACGCCGAGGAGGACCGCCCCTCCAACGACGGCGCCGCCCAGGCGCTTTCGGGCTACGCCTGGCTGTCGAGCTTCGCCGGCAAGCCCCCCCTGAAGCAGAGCATCTGGATCTGCGACGTCTTCGGGGCCATGATGGGCGAGGTGGCCGTGCTGTCCGCCCTGCACTACCGCCGGCGAACCGGCAAGGGGCAGTACATCGAGATGTCCCAGAGCGAGAACATCATGCGGGCCATGACGTGGGTGTGGCCCTACCAGCAGGTGACGCAGAGGCACGCCGAGCCCTCGGGGAACCGGGACCAGTGCATCTGCCCCGCCGACACCTTCTATTGCAAGGACGGGCAGTTCGTGGCTCTCGCCGCGCCGGCGCCCGACGAGTTCAAGGGCCTCTGCGCCGCCATGGGCAAACCCGAGCTCGCCGCCGATGCGCGCTTCAAGGACCACGAGACCCGCCTCAAGGACGAAAACGCGCTGGCCATCCTCAAGATCATCGCCGACTGGGCCGCCGGCAAGACGGCCGACGAGGTCGAGAAGCTGGGCGTCAAGCACGGCTTTGCCGCCTCCCGGGTCTTTTCGGCCAAGGACGAGTGCGAGGACCCGCACCGCCGGGCCCGCGGCGCTGTCAAGGTGATCGACGACCCCATGTACGGCCAGTACGTGGACCACGAGATCCCCATCAACATGTCCAAGACCCCGCCCAAGCACCGCTGGTCGGTCCGGCCTGTCGGGTTCGACAACGACTACATCATGACGAAGATCCTCGGCCGCAGCGAGCAGCAGCTCAAGGAGCTCTACGGTCACGGGGTGCTCGGGAAGTGGAAGGACCAGCAGGGCCGCAGGCCGCCGTCCGACTGGGACGGGCAGTCCGGCGCCATCTTGAGGAGGTGA